The genomic stretch ATCAGCGAACTTGATACCAAGATCCTGCAACAACAGACAGCACAGCTGTTCCAGCGCGGGCCATCGCCGCTGAACCCGGTGCTTTGGCCTGCGGCGGCCACGGCGACCTGGCAGGTGTTCCGCACCTTTGGCACGGAAACATTGGCGGGTTTGCAGGTGCAATCGGGCAATGGGCGGCTATTGGCGAACCTGCCGCGCGCGGCCTTGTTCATCGGGCTTGCGGTGCTGCTGGTCGGCTATGCGCGCTGGTGGCTGGTGCAGCTGCGGCTGAAAGTGTCGCATCGTGAAACCTTCTTGCTGCCGATCTGGCTGTTCATGCTGTCGCTGATGCAGATATTGGTGTCTTTCGCGGGGCTTGTGGCGCTGTCCAACGGGCTGGACACGCTGGGGATCTTCGGGCTGCGCGGGCAGGCGGTGATTGCGGCCATTCCAGAGGCGGGCATGATGGTGGTGCTGGGCTGGTGGCTGGGCCGGCAAGTGTTCAGCGATGGCACGCTGCCGACCTATCTGGGCTATGGCCCGCAGACCCGCGCCAATGCCAGACGGCTGACGCTGGCCCTGGCTTGGGTGCTGGCGGTGGGCGCGCTGTTCCAGGCGGCGGCGGGCGCGATCGAGCTTGCGCCGGGGGTGGCGGCCACCATGGCCCTGCCGGTGATCATCCCGGCGGGGGTCTTGCTGTGGCGGCTGGGCCGGTTGATCCAGACGCCACCCATCAGTGCCGAGAGCGCGCCGCCGACGCAGGGAAAGATCAGGGTGCAGGTCGGGCGGGTCTGCACGCTGGTCGCGGTGGCGGGGCCGGGGCTGGTGCTGCTGGGCTTCGCGGACGCGGGGCAGGGGCTGTTGACCGCCTCGATCCTGTCGCTGGCGGTGGTGGGTGCGATCCTTGTCTTGCAGCGGATCGTCCATGACCTGAGCCTGCGCTACAAGAACCCCGATGACACCAAGGGGCTTTTGGCGCTGCTGCCGATCCTTGTCAGCTTTGTGGTCTATCTGGCCAGCCTGCCGGTTTTCGCGATGATCTGGGGCGCGCGCAGCGATGATATTCTTGAAATCTGGACCAGGTTCCTCGAAGGTTTCGCGCTGGGGGAAACGCGGATCTCTCCGACTGATTTCCTGATGTTTGCCATCGTGTTTTCGCTGGGCTTTGGGCTGACGCGTTTTGTGCAGGCGACGCTGCGGCGCAGTGTCTTGCCCCGCACCCGGCTTGATCTGGGCGGGCAGAATGCGATTGCGGTGGGTTTTGGCTATGTCGGGATCCTGCTTGCGGCGCTGGTCGCGATCACATCTGCGGGGATTGATCTGTCCAATCTGGCCATCGTCGCGGGGGCCTTGTCGGTCGGGATCGGCTTTGGCCTGCAAAATATCGTGTCGAATTTCGTCTCTGGCATCATCTTGCTGATCGAGCGCCCGATCAGCGAAGGCGATTGGATCGAGGTGGGCGGCCAGATGGGCTATGTGCGCGGGATTTCGGTCCGCTCGACCCGGATAGAGACCTTTGACCGCACCGATGTCATCGTGCCGAATGCCGATCTGGTCAGCGGGCAGGTCACCAATTGGACGCGCGGCAATCTGGTGGGCCGCGTCATCGTGCCGGTGGGCGTGGCCTATGGCACCGATACCGCCAAAGTGGCGCAGATCCTGCGCGAAATCGCCGAGGCGCATCCGATGGTCATCGTCAGCCCGCCGCCTGCGGTGCTGTTCACCGGTTTCGGCGCCAGCTCGCTTGATTTTGAGATCCGGGCGATCCTGCGGGATGTGAATTTCGTGCTGGTCACAAGATCCGAGATGAACCATGAAATCGCCCGCAGATTTGCCGCCGAAGGCATCGAAATCCCCTTCCCGCAGCAGGATTTGTGGCTGCGCAACCCCGAAACCCTGAAAGGCCAGCCCCAATGACCCAAATGCTGTTTCGTGATGATGCCTATGCCCGCCAGGCCGAGGGCCGGGTGGTAGAGATCACCTCTGAAGGCGGGATCGTGCTGGATGCCACGCTGTTCTATCCAACAGCGGGCGGGCAGCCGGGCGACAGCGGCCAGCTGTCCTGGCCGGGGGCTACGCTGGATATTGCCACCGCCGTCAAGGGGCCGGGCGAGACCATCATCCTGCTGCCCGCCGAGGCTGCGCCCTTACCGGCGGTTGGGCAGCTTTTGTCGCAAAAGTTGAACTGGGACCGGCGATATCGCCATATGCGGATGCATACAGCGTTGCATTTGTTATCGGTCGTGATCGCGCTGCCGGTCTCGGGCGGGGCCATTGCGGCCGATAAGGGGCGGCTTGATTTCGACATGCCAGAAGCGCTCGAGGATAAAGACGCGCTCGAAGATGCGCTGAACCGGCTGATCGGCTGCAACATGGAAGTGACCGCCGAATGGATCACCGAGGCCGCGCTTGATGCGCAGCCCGATCTGGTCAAGACGATGTCGGTCCAGCCACCGCGCGGGTCAGGCCAGATCCGGCTGGTGCGGATCGGCATTGGCGCTGAAACCGCCGATCTGCAACCCTGCGGCGGCACCCATGTCGCCAATACATCGGAAATCGGGCCGGTCCGGATCGGCAAGATCGAAAAGAAAGGCCGCCAGAACCGGCGCGTCTATCTGCATCTGGATTGACCCATGCGCGCGATGATCCTGGCTGTCTTGTTGTTTACCGCGCAATCCGCGCTGGGGCAAAGTCTGGTGCAATGCAGCCCCGCGCAGGGCGATATCCTGCGCGCGACGCTGGATCAGGCCAAATCCCAGACGATCAAGGCCGCAAGTGCGGTTGCGGATACGCCCGATTACGCGCGCTGGTTCGGGACCTATGCGCAGGGCAATGCCGAAACCGTGCGCGCCACGCTCAAAGGTGTGGTGCAGGCGATCCGCGGCGGCGGTGTCAGCTTGCAATGCGATGATGCCGCCGCGCCGGGCTGTCGCAACGGCGAATTTGCCTGGGTCTATGTCAGCGAACCCTATCATATCTATCTCTGCCCATCGTTTTTCGACATGCCCGCGCTGAGCGCCTTGCCGCCCGGCAGAATGGCCCCCAACACCGGAACGCGCGAAGGCACGCTGGTGCATGAATTGTCGCATTTCCGCAGCGCGGGCGGCACGGCGGATCATTGCTATACCCGCAGGCTCTGCGCGAAAATGGCGCAAACCGCCCCGGCCCGCGCGATCACCAATGCCGATAGCTATCAATATTTCACCGAAGACGTGACTTTTGGGGCCACTCGGCCGGTATCGGGCAAACCCGCGCCGCAAAGCGACCGCTAGGGTTTTGGCGGTCTTTGGGTGATGTCGCGCTTTGCGGTTTCATTCAGCATCTGTTCGGTATCGGGCAGGCCTTCGCGCGATAGCAGGATCGCGAAAGGGCGCAGATGGGGGACATGGCTGCAGACCACCAGCAACATCACCATGATCGGCACCGACAAGAACATGCCCGGCACGCCCCAGACCGCCCCCCAAAAGGCCAGCGACAGGATGATCCCGAAAGAGGACAGCCGCAGCGCCCGGCCCATCAGCATCGGGTCGATGACATTGCCGTTCAGAAACTGGATACCGGTCGCGATCACGAAAATCGCAAGCGTGGTATTGGGGTCTCCGAATTGCACATGGGCGACCAGCGCGATCAGCCCGGTCGCAATGATCGAGCCGATATTGGGAATGAAATTCAACACAAAGGCGATCATCCCCAGCGCCGTCGCCAGTTCCAGCTGGAACACCAGCGCCAGCGCATAGACCATCGCCCCGGTGATGCCGCTGATCACGGTCTTGACCAGCAGGTAATAGTTCACGCGGTGGATGATCGATTGGATGATCTTGCGCACCCGCAGGGCCTGGGCCTTGTCTCCGATCAGGCTTTCCAGCTTGGTATCAAACCAGATCCGTTCGGCGAATAAAAAGCCCACGAACAAGATCACCAGCACCGTGGCCTGGGTGATGCCGCTGGCCTGACCCGCCGCGCTGCGCAGATAGCTGGACGCATCGATGGACCGGACCGCGTTGAAAATCGCAGCCTGGCTATCCTCGCCCAGCCAGCCGAACATCGAGGCAATCGCCGATGGCGCGCGTTCGGTATAGGCCAGGGTAGTGACCAGCACGGTATTGACCTGCGCCAGCAGCACCGAGGTCAGGATCAGCAAGGCCGTGGCGATCAGCACCATGGCCGCGATGCTGGCAATGGCATTGGGAATGCGCAAAGGCCCGATCCGCTGGCGGGCGATGAAATTGATCACATCGCCGGTCAGGCTGAACAGGATGATCGCGGTTGCCAGCGAAATCAGGATGAACCGCGCCTGCACCAGCAGGAATAACACCACGGCAAAGGCGATGATGATCAGCGCGCCGGTCTGTAGCCGGGCCGCATCGACACGCTTTTCCGGATGGCTTGGCTTGGGGGGGTCATGCAGCATCAGGTGTCATCGGCTCCGTTTGGATAGGGCCAATATAGCGAGGCTGCGGGGCCGGGGCAAACAGGCAGAACAATTCGTCTGGAAGGTCTTGCAAAGTCTGCCATGTTGCGGCTAAACCCGCGCTACGGACAGGTGGCCGAGTGGTCGAAGGCGCACGCCTGGAAAGTGTGTAGGCGGGAGACCGTCTCCAGGGTTCGAATCCCTGTCTGTCCGCCACTTCCCCTTTGCATGACCGATATCGGGCCGTTTTTGAATTTGGTTTCAAAGGGGGCGGGGTCTGCGGATCGCGCTTGGTCCTTTCGACTGGCACAGCACCACACCGCCCCCAGGTGCCACCGGCGGGCGGCACCTGAGGGGCCGGGTTTGCGCATCATGCGCCGTAAAGGCCTGCTGATTTTGCGCGCAGGCTGACAAGGGCCAGCACGGTGTCGATGGTCGGGGTCGGGGTGCCTGTCACCCGTCCCAATTCGCGCACCGATCCGACCAGCGCGTCAATCTCCATCGGGCGCCCGGCATCAAGATCTTGCAGCATCGAGGTCCGGTGCGCGCCCACGCCCGCACCGCCGTCGATGCGCCGATCCACATCGATGGGGAATTTCACCCCCAGCTTTTCCGCGATCTGCTGGGCTTCCAGCATCATGTTGCGCGCCACGGCGCGGGTGCCTGGATCGGTGCATAAAACGTCAAGCGTCGCATCGGTCAGCGCGGAAATCGGGTTAAAGGACAGGTTCCCCCAAAGCTTTACCCAAATCTCGTCGCGGATCTTGGGGCGCACCGGGGCCTTGAGCCCGGCCTTGCCAAGCGCCTCTGACAGGCGCGTGGCGCGGGCGGATTTGGACCCGTCAGCCTCGCCCAGCGAAAAGCGGTTACCCTCGATATGTTTGACGACACCGGGGGCGATGACCTCGGCGGCGGGATAGACCACGCAGCCCAGCACGCGGTCGGGACCAAAGCCGTTCCATTGCGCATCGCCCGGATCGACCGAGGCCAGACGCGTGCCTTCGAGCGGGCCGCCGATCTTGTGGAAATACCACCACGGCACCCCGTTCACGCCCGAAACGATGGTGGTGTCCGGCCCGATCAGCGGTTGCATCCGGTCCACCACGGGGGGCACCGAATGCGCCTTGAGCGTGACGATCACATAATCCTGATGCCCCAAAGCGGCCGGATCATCCGAGGCATTGACCCGATAGGTTTTGGTTTCCCCTTCCTCGATCAGGGTCAGGCCATTTTCTTGCATCGCCGCCAGATGCGGGCCGCGCGCGACAAGGCTGACATCGGCCCCGGCCTCGGCCAGTTTTGCGCCCATATAGCCGCCGATCGCACCGGCCCCAAAAATACAGATTTTCATCGTTTCTACACCAGCCCCAATTTCTCGGCCAGGCCGATACGTTGCAATTTACCTGTCGCACCTTTTGGGATATCGTTCAGGATCAATATCTTGCGCGGCACTTTGAAGGCGACCAGCCTTGTGCTTGCGAAATCGCGGATCTCGCGTTCGGTGGCATCCTGGCCTTCTTTCAGCACGATTGCAGCGCCGATATCCTCGCCCAGCTTGTCATGCGGGATGGCAAAGGTCACCACCTGCGCCACCGCCGGATGGGCCGAAAGCACGCCATCCACCTCGAGCGGGGATACCTTTTCGCCGCCACGGTTGATGATCTCTTTCAGCCGGCCGGTCAGGGTCAGATAGCCTTCGGCGTCAAACGCGCCCTGATCACCGGTGCGAAACCAGCGCCGACCGTCGGTTTCAAAGAAATTCTTTTCATTGGCCT from Yoonia vestfoldensis encodes the following:
- a CDS encoding alanyl-tRNA editing protein, which gives rise to MTQMLFRDDAYARQAEGRVVEITSEGGIVLDATLFYPTAGGQPGDSGQLSWPGATLDIATAVKGPGETIILLPAEAAPLPAVGQLLSQKLNWDRRYRHMRMHTALHLLSVVIALPVSGGAIAADKGRLDFDMPEALEDKDALEDALNRLIGCNMEVTAEWITEAALDAQPDLVKTMSVQPPRGSGQIRLVRIGIGAETADLQPCGGTHVANTSEIGPVRIGKIEKKGRQNRRVYLHLD
- a CDS encoding M35 family metallo-endopeptidase, which encodes MRAMILAVLLFTAQSALGQSLVQCSPAQGDILRATLDQAKSQTIKAASAVADTPDYARWFGTYAQGNAETVRATLKGVVQAIRGGGVSLQCDDAAAPGCRNGEFAWVYVSEPYHIYLCPSFFDMPALSALPPGRMAPNTGTREGTLVHELSHFRSAGGTADHCYTRRLCAKMAQTAPARAITNADSYQYFTEDVTFGATRPVSGKPAPQSDR
- a CDS encoding DUF3772 domain-containing protein; amino-acid sequence: MTARALVFGLLACLLWPMALAAQDTAPLPGAPYADSAAWSALATRAETLVMRDTSSEFAIMRLRAELAGWRDHFAAQSNVNANRLETVNAQLAALGAPPETAEEPAQIAERRAALQAQRDALLAPRALAQEAFARANGLISELDTKILQQQTAQLFQRGPSPLNPVLWPAAATATWQVFRTFGTETLAGLQVQSGNGRLLANLPRAALFIGLAVLLVGYARWWLVQLRLKVSHRETFLLPIWLFMLSLMQILVSFAGLVALSNGLDTLGIFGLRGQAVIAAIPEAGMMVVLGWWLGRQVFSDGTLPTYLGYGPQTRANARRLTLALAWVLAVGALFQAAAGAIELAPGVAATMALPVIIPAGVLLWRLGRLIQTPPISAESAPPTQGKIRVQVGRVCTLVAVAGPGLVLLGFADAGQGLLTASILSLAVVGAILVLQRIVHDLSLRYKNPDDTKGLLALLPILVSFVVYLASLPVFAMIWGARSDDILEIWTRFLEGFALGETRISPTDFLMFAIVFSLGFGLTRFVQATLRRSVLPRTRLDLGGQNAIAVGFGYVGILLAALVAITSAGIDLSNLAIVAGALSVGIGFGLQNIVSNFVSGIILLIERPISEGDWIEVGGQMGYVRGISVRSTRIETFDRTDVIVPNADLVSGQVTNWTRGNLVGRVIVPVGVAYGTDTAKVAQILREIAEAHPMVIVSPPPAVLFTGFGASSLDFEIRAILRDVNFVLVTRSEMNHEIARRFAAEGIEIPFPQQDLWLRNPETLKGQPQ
- a CDS encoding 2-dehydropantoate 2-reductase, with protein sequence MKICIFGAGAIGGYMGAKLAEAGADVSLVARGPHLAAMQENGLTLIEEGETKTYRVNASDDPAALGHQDYVIVTLKAHSVPPVVDRMQPLIGPDTTIVSGVNGVPWWYFHKIGGPLEGTRLASVDPGDAQWNGFGPDRVLGCVVYPAAEVIAPGVVKHIEGNRFSLGEADGSKSARATRLSEALGKAGLKAPVRPKIRDEIWVKLWGNLSFNPISALTDATLDVLCTDPGTRAVARNMMLEAQQIAEKLGVKFPIDVDRRIDGGAGVGAHRTSMLQDLDAGRPMEIDALVGSVRELGRVTGTPTPTIDTVLALVSLRAKSAGLYGA
- a CDS encoding AI-2E family transporter yields the protein MLHDPPKPSHPEKRVDAARLQTGALIIIAFAVVLFLLVQARFILISLATAIILFSLTGDVINFIARQRIGPLRIPNAIASIAAMVLIATALLILTSVLLAQVNTVLVTTLAYTERAPSAIASMFGWLGEDSQAAIFNAVRSIDASSYLRSAAGQASGITQATVLVILFVGFLFAERIWFDTKLESLIGDKAQALRVRKIIQSIIHRVNYYLLVKTVISGITGAMVYALALVFQLELATALGMIAFVLNFIPNIGSIIATGLIALVAHVQFGDPNTTLAIFVIATGIQFLNGNVIDPMLMGRALRLSSFGIILSLAFWGAVWGVPGMFLSVPIMVMLLVVCSHVPHLRPFAILLSREGLPDTEQMLNETAKRDITQRPPKP